A part of Candidatus Methylomirabilota bacterium genomic DNA contains:
- a CDS encoding integrase, whose protein sequence is MSHQVKWEYLRAIHARYRQASLALKQRILDEFCQVSGYHRKYALRLLNGPPPGHPRPRPRRRAPIYGSQAIQLVVAIWAAAGFPWSVRLKALLPLWLPWARTRFRLTARLEQQLLAISPRQIDRRLAAHKRRLTRRLYGRTKPGTLLKHHIPLKTDHWAVQMPGFTEIDLVSHSGNCAEGEFLHSLTLIDIHTTWVETRAVMGRGQAGVQQALEEMRLALPFPLQGIDSDNGSEFINAHLYRYCRGHEIQFTRGRPYKKDDNAHVEQKNWTHVRKLMGYVRYDSPETLAAMNDLYGHELRLFQNLFLPSVKLVRKQRVASRLRRVYDRPQTPLERVLASPEADGQGRPAHGASRAARSVCPLPGH, encoded by the coding sequence ATGAGCCACCAAGTCAAATGGGAATACCTGCGTGCTATCCATGCTCGCTACCGCCAGGCCTCCCTGGCCCTCAAGCAGCGGATCTTGGACGAGTTCTGCCAGGTCTCCGGTTACCACCGGAAGTATGCCCTCCGGCTCCTCAACGGCCCGCCGCCGGGGCACCCACGGCCCCGGCCCCGCCGGCGCGCGCCGATCTACGGCTCCCAGGCGATCCAGCTGGTGGTGGCGATCTGGGCGGCGGCTGGCTTTCCCTGGTCGGTGCGGCTGAAGGCCCTCCTCCCCCTCTGGCTGCCGTGGGCCCGGACCCGCTTTCGCCTCACCGCCCGGCTCGAGCAGCAACTCCTCGCCATCAGCCCTCGGCAGATAGACCGCCGACTGGCCGCCCACAAACGGCGGCTCACGAGACGGCTCTACGGCCGCACCAAGCCCGGCACGCTCCTGAAGCACCACATCCCGCTCAAGACCGACCACTGGGCGGTCCAGATGCCCGGCTTCACCGAGATCGACCTGGTCTCCCATTCCGGCAACTGCGCGGAGGGGGAGTTCCTCCATTCGCTCACCCTGATCGACATCCACACCACGTGGGTGGAGACCCGGGCGGTCATGGGCAGAGGCCAGGCCGGCGTGCAGCAGGCCTTAGAGGAGATGCGGCTCGCCCTCCCCTTTCCGCTCCAGGGGATTGATTCCGACAATGGCTCCGAGTTCATCAATGCGCACCTCTACCGGTACTGCCGGGGCCACGAGATCCAATTCACCCGCGGGCGGCCCTACAAGAAAGACGACAATGCCCACGTGGAACAGAAGAACTGGACCCACGTCCGCAAGCTCATGGGCTATGTCCGCTACGATTCCCCGGAGACCCTCGCCGCCATGAACGACCTCTACGGGCACGAGCTCCGGCTCTTCCAGAATCTGTTCCTGCCGTCCGTCAAGCTCGTCCGCAAACAGCGGGTGGCCTCCCGGTTGCGACGGGTCTACGACCGCCCCCAGACCCCCCTGGAGCGCGTGCTGGCCTCCCCGGAGGCTGATGGTCAAGGTCGCCCAGCTCATGGCGCTTCGCGAGCGGCTCGATCCGTTTGCCCTCTCCCAGGCCATTGA